DNA sequence from the Liolophura sinensis isolate JHLJ2023 chromosome 1, CUHK_Ljap_v2, whole genome shotgun sequence genome:
TTACATTATCACtggatttattttatcacataGTATCATAGACCTAAATACGTCTTAACTGtcttaaaggtttttttttttaacattagaATTACAGCCTATCTGTAATTTAGGGTTTACATCAATCCTATACTTGTCGGCTGTTCGTTATGACTGGTCCTGCAGTCTCAAGTAACATCATACAGGCTGAAACGGTCATGACAATATTGAGCTCAAACAGACAGGCTGAGTGAGCGCTTAAACTATTGTTGTCAGCATTTGCAACCTTATGTTTCACCACAAGCTGCTGATAAATTAGACGTGTGGACCTACATCCGGGCTTTTTCATGCTGCCATTCCCACGCTTGATCTTATATCTGACTTACATAGATCCGCATGCGTCAGTCTTTATCGCTTTGCTCTTGTGAAATGAAGATATGTAATGTTTCCTTTTGACTCATCTGTAAATTAACTGCACTTTCTATGGAATTGGGCCATAaaccgtaggcctacatatcgtTACCCGTGTATGCTGACCAGTGATTAAAACAGCAGAATCTTGTCGTAGATCCTTTACCCTGAATGTCCTCCCTGTTACTTGTGTGTATGGGCCTATATCATCATGTAAATGATGTACAGATCGAACTTCGATACATAGTAATATATTCAGAGCGCGCGACATGCATGAGGAACTTCAGTCAGTCTCATCGCGTTTGACCTCTTTTAAAGGTCTGCTCAGACGAGAATCTCAGTATGCATGCACGCTTTGCAACGGAAAATTCATAACGGACAAATCTTTTGTGTTGATTCAGCGATTTATAAGACTGTGCGAGTTAACATACTACATGGCCTTATGTGTTTGTCCGCATGGTTGTTACCATGCAGACGAGCCACTTTTTTGTCTGTAGAAATGAAAACCACATCTCGGTGGGAGTAGAAACCTGACAAACGCCTGGTCACGTGATCAGTGTAGACGGAAATGTGGCACTGTGGCGTAAACGTAGAACAAGACGGCCACTGGAAGTTGAGTTTACGCCGTTAACAGCCACATGTACTACCTGCGTGCAGCGGTCTCCTTTACACTGTGCTGTGTGGTCACGTACTCCAATGAGGAATAAATTATGTTAATATAATGTATCTGTGATTTGTACACGGGATAGCTCTGTGTAGTAGCTAGATGCGTGCGTCTGCCAAGAAAAGGAGAGGGTACtctgttttaaaatttcttaCATGTCGTAAGTACGAAAAACACACAAAGTTATATTGTTGTACAATCTTATAACTCGTCTATAGTACAATgttgtaagtatatatatatatatatatttttgtaaaagaacAACATGGAAAATGGCAGAATAATTTAAACTGGAGTAAATGTTTTACTATTCTGATGTAATGATGTAAATGATACTTTCTTgcggagtgggggggggggggcaagaaataatttacattgacgtagttattttacatttaaggaaatcgtcgtcatatgacttaaaaatcgttaagtacgacgtaaaaacctgaatcatacacacatacatacatttaggGAAAATTGTGTTACGCGTTCAGTTAATAATAATGTAAACAACGTAGCCTTTACAACTTACTATAAATATGGATAAAATGAGTGACACCTTcagtaatatatacatttactaaTACTACATAATGGTTATTTTCAGGCCTTCTCATTGTGGGGATAGACCTATTGAACTAAATGAAGAAAGCACACAAACTGAAAAGGAATATATATGAATGCAACGAATTTTCCAACGCGAAATGTGTTTAAGAAGTTATGTATATTCCCCCTaccccctccacacacacacactgcctTCATCCCCACATAAACCATTTATTCCTGTCCCCTACCTTCACCTTCCCCGCCTTTCTCAGCAGGTGATCTCTTAATTGGAATTGTATTATGTCGCACATATAACTTAATCACGCATTACTGCTATATATACAGGAGGTGAGGGGGGCGGCAACGCCGCAATCAGGAATTGTACATCACATCTTCCATTCGGTGAATATTGTGTCAGTTCCGTGTGAAAGTTGTTCTCGCTAGCTTTTGTCTGGGTTGCTTTTACCCCAATGTCAACAGGCCGGCTATTCCAACTGGCCCCGCCGCGTCGTCTGATAGCCCAGTATACATCGACGAGGAGATCCCCAGGTTGAGTCACGTGATCTGTCTAGGTCACTCATTTGCATAGTATGCCTGCTTGCACCGAGTAGATGGAAAGAAGGAGGAAGCACAGAGGTGTATGGACGATAGAAATGAGGTGAGTTTCTCATGATTGGCTGTCTTCTCGGGGACAACTTACGGCGAGGAAACCTTTAGAAATATCAGAGGTCTTCACTGTGTAATATGGCCTGATAATATGGGAGAATTGAGCTAGAAACGGGAAGCTATAGAGACTGGAGGTGGGCTACGctgtgagagctggattcaataTGGTTGACCTCTGTTGGGAAGACGATGTAAGCCAGTTGTAGGGGTGTGCTTGTCAACCGTGTCAGGTATAACAGCggcatatatacatggaaatgtGGGCACGTCCATGTCTCGACATGTTTTGGACCCAGTTAAGCGGTTTAGGATGGCGTTCATGTTTCTACCCGTACGTAGTAACGATTGTTTTGGTAATTTTGACGCCCTATTTTGACTGGGCAAAAGTAGAACTACTCGCTCACTTTCCCCCCTGTTCCGAGCTATTTTTAGATTCACTGCCTGGCCCCAAAACCACAAAGATTCCCAACAAAGCTCACATGTACACTTGTGTGTAAACGGTTATTTGGGTGATTAAGAAAGACTGTGTACTCGTTAGGGgttatgtaatatttgtcagTGGAGTTGGGGGGGAAATAGGTGGCTTTTGTATGATCGATCCGACCGGCTGTATGCGAAGGAGACTTGAGTGTGCAGATTCATAGCGGCTCGGGAATTCGGCTACGTGCAGATTGTCACGCTAGGAAAACCCACTCTGTTTGACTGTCCCCTTGTATCGAGCACGCTACAGGACAAAGAAAATCACAAACCTCAAGAACTGAATATGTGGACCTTattgtgttttaaaatacaGGTTTATGCCTTTGAAGTCTTTATTGTTAGCAGTACACAAAAATAATGCATATACTTTAAGTTTATAGTTCAAAAAGTAAAATTGTCTTCGCACAGTAGACctatatgtgaaataaacacatgaaCTTGCTAATACAATATGCAGACATGTATGCCCACACAAACACAGGTGTAGAATAAACTGCTCACTATCCTGCTGTTAATAATTAGAAGACAAAAGGTAGGATTATCGCTGACACAAAGGGGATCATTATAAACTAGTCACCAGATTGGATCAGGTGTAACATAACTAAATGTCTTGTGTTTTGGGAGATTAGGTATTTTATGTCAGTGTGTTTGTGTCAGTTTTCGAATTTCTGTTGGTATAGCTCACTATGGGAAAGTATGTGTTGGCTTTGTTTTTTGGTGTAGTGTCTTATGTACAAATATGCTGAAATCTTGTATAAGCttgccaccataatactggccgccgtgctacaagtgaaaatattcttgagtatggcgtaaaagaccaatcagataaataaagaaatatataagcTGGAATACTCAAGACATTTCTTTCACTTTGAACTTGAAATCTGTAGGTTTATAGCCTATGTGCACATCTTATGCTCAAACAAAGAATCTGCTGCTACACTTATGTGAAACACATCAGGCCATGTCAAACCATATAAATTTAGTACAGTGATGGATGCTGTATACAGTAAGGTTGAAACCTCAGATACATTGTGAAATCAGGGATTTATGAAGTAGTAGACACAGTATGCATGGCTGTGCCATTAGTGGGCAGCTGTCATCCAACCCTTCACTGACCCACTGTCTTAGCCACCATTCATTCTCTCTGCTTGACCCTCAGGTCCTAACCCTAGAAGGATCATCTCCCCCCACTTGTACTCAACCCTGAATGAATAGTCCCCATTGCATAATGTTATGTGAATTTCCCAATGTCTTCTAGGTCAGGTGTATCAAATGGTCTTCCTTTGATTTTGAGCACCAAACAATTGCCCTACAGATCTTCTCCTGGAATATTTAAGATTACAGTCAGAATGAATATGACATCTTCTTACATGAAAATTGCAGGCCTCATTTTTGGATGAGGATCAGGGAATCCAACTCCCAAAATATTCAGGTATATAAAAGCAAACTGGAATGAATCTATCTGATTTCCTGTAAAgacacatataaaaaaaaagttatccTGGGTGCATGCTGTTATTGCTGAGAAGCAGTTTTTTTCTCGCAGGTATAAAATGGTGGAAATTACCTGTCAGAATTATAGAACGCAGTCATATTGTATAGGACTAATTTAAACCTTTGATACTTTTTATCACTTATTGGTTTTAGGAGAAGGTattaaaaaaagtttgaatgtACAGGAATCCAAAATCGATTTCCAATGGATTCCCCTGAGACCAAGTTATGGGAATCTGTCTGGattctgacaaaatttaatgaaaaataagCCCTGTAGTTTTACAATAACAAAAATTTGACTGTCTTCCATGTGCTGCTCTTCTGGATTAGTTATGCTGCAGGTGCAATTACTTGATgtacaatttacatatataacattaatTGTATGTGTTGTATTGACTGATTCATGTAAGTCTAGCACAATGTAAGCTCCGTAAAcatcatgtgagtgaaatagaatatttattcattgttaTGTAAATGGCATACAGCAGATTGCAAAGACACACTTATTAAGGCAGTTTCATTGAGGAGCATGTTACACGGATTTTTTTTTCGAATGTCTGCTAATGTAAGTGTTGAAAAACGTGGTTTCTTTATCTGacctgaatatacatgtatgtcagcgATGTGGAAGTCCCCATTTCTAAAAATAGCTTAACACAACTAACTTAAACTAATGGGCGCAAGACGGCAGTGCGGGGATGAAAGATCATCACAACTTCACTGGTAGAATTTCACAGTGCTTCAAGTGACGCTTTGGTTCATAATATCAATGACGTAGTATATTTTTCTGGTTTAGCTTAGtaaatggtaaaacagaaatgaagaaaaaggtAGCTCGTATTAGATACTTGTCATGTTTATGTTATCATGCATGCTTAATGTACTGTGTAAGACTGAGTTTGGTTCatgtcattttgtttaaaacattaatatttcatttccttCATGTACCTTAAAGAGAAACATTTATGTACTTTAGTAATTCCTTCCTTGTTTATATTCTTGTAGTGCGACAAAAGGCGTAAGTACATGATATGTGCTGAGGaatgaaatgttgttttttagTTGAACACATACTCATTTAGGATATTGTTTGCAAATTAAAAGGACATGGTTTATGTAGAATATGTACCATTCTCTGATACATATTAAAGGAACTATATATATTGAACACATCTATGCAGATCGTGGTAGGAATGTTAGTAACCTGTTGTAGTATTGTATCTTTGTGCTGACTGTAGAAGGACAATTTCATTTAATGTCTGTATACTATGCTTTTAAAGCCaatgtttttctgtgttatgTTCCAGTGTGAAGTGACGTGGCCTGAAGTGATGCCATGGCAAAAGAATGGGCCAGGTTTGGCAGTGGACAGTTCATGCAGCAAGCCACAAGTCCACAGCAGCACATGTCAGGACACCCAAATGGGATTCAGCTACCACCCCCTCCCCTACCTCACCTACCCCTGTCTCCCTACAACCCACTACTGCAATATGCTGACAGAGACAGGCAGCACTCCCCATCATTCCTTCTCCATGGCAAACCTATGCCCTTAGCCTGTAGCCCCAGCCCTAACCCCAGTCCCAACCACCTGCTGGGAGACAGACTTCAGTCACCCTGTAGCCCTTTCCTCAGACACAGTGCTAATCAATTTGTCACCCCCAGCTCACCCAGTTCCCCAAAGTTTGGGTGTGGTACAAATGATGGGCGCAGACTGAGTATACCCACGCCCCCAGTGGGCCTGCCCTATCACATGAGCCCTGGAGGCAGGAGCAGTGTATCCCCAGTAGGCCTCCCACCCAGTCCACTCTGGAGGTCGAACTCCAATCCAGGTGTGTACCCAGAGGGGGAGAAAGGGCGCTCGGTGGTCAGCAGCGCTGATGTTCAGGATCGGCTACGTTACCTTGCCCAGCAGAGATCATGGCAGAAGGAACAGGGGAAACAACCCGAGGCCTCGCTGCGAACGGGATTCGGAACTGCTCTGCCTCAGCCCAGTCCAGAGCGGAGCCCTTCATCCCTGTCTGCACTGAACGGGCCATTTGGGGGCCTTGGTGGATTAGCTGTGCCTTCTGTGTCGGGTTCACCGAGTTGTGATCAAACCACCACTACTAAAAAGGTAAGTCTGAGCCTTCCCATGCTAGATAATTTAGATCTTTCAGATCTCAGGTTTAGACACTTTGAATTATGTTACTTAAAATTGTTTGGTACTTTTCTGTAACCAGAATCTGACTTGGGATTCGCTGAATATATTGGACCCTGATGAGAAGACGTCAAAGACGTCTTAAGACAACACCATTGTAATAATCAAAGTGTTGACAGTTGGTTTAAGATGGCTTCCCATGTCGTAAATGCTTGAGACCAAATTCGCCTAAAAAGCGTACGTTAAACCAGCTTTCGTGGGACTATTGGGCTGGCATTTGTTCAAGGCATAGCCAACAGTTTTgaacataaagtactgaaaattGTAGGTTGATGGTGTTTTTTTCAATGCTATGCTGTTAGAGCCAAATACATCATCATCTCCTTTTGTCTGTGGTGAAATATACATTGTCTTGTCTATATGatgtacacagtgacacattgAAGGATGTTTGCCATGACCAAAACTGTCAGTTCAGTCTGATGCGTTACGACCGGAAAAGATTCCAGTGACATTATCAGGGAGCATGTCTTGGCCAAGAGGCTAAAATGGTTGTCTTTTTCTCAGACTAGGTTACATGAGACTTCAGTTCAATACCATTCTGGTACAGAAAATGAATTTTAGGGTTCCTCTGCTTCTATTGTTTTTCATAGCTTTTTGGTTGAATGTGCTCTCTCCGGTGTGGTCTCTTGAGATCTCTTGCTTTCCACCAAAATGATATGCTCCTGTGAATGTTGTGGGGAAAACCTGTAAAACTGgctgaagaatttttgactCTGACATTGACAAAATCTAATTACTAAAGACATGAAGAACACATTATTTTGCCAAACTATCTAAAACATTGGATCATTAATATGAACTAAGCAGCCTTAGACTTAAGTCGAAGTTTTAGATCACTTTAAACtagttatttcttacgtaacaatgtcaaaatattgcttaaaaatgtaaattctggaTAACTTATTGTATAACAAATTTTATCTAAAAGAGCAGAAAgaaacataccaagtttaatgattgaaattttgacttaaagctAAGATGAACTAATCTATCTGTTTGAAGTAACATAAAAGTTGAGTAAACAATTGTATGACGTTCTTGAATATTTTTTGATGAAGAAACTGAAGCAATTGTGTTGCAGCTTACAAGcaacttcagatgaaatatcTTCTTATTTGGAAGAGGGAAAAGTAATCTGGAAAGTATGGAGATAACTGTTTGACATTTGCAAAGAAAGAGCCTTAGTTAATCATGTGAACTTTATTGCAAGCCAGCAGTAGaaggattttatttttatgggtATCATGTATAATATCATTCATACAATGTTGAGGGCCATCTaaagataaaaagaaagaaagaaaaaaaaatcatcacatAGAAAAATATACTAAATGCAATTGAGaacatttaaatacaaatgaacatgGACATCTTGAACTAATTGCCAATACCTCATGCAGGTTTATACTGTAGACCATGATTGTAGACGATACGGTTATGTTTAGCATGTCTCAGCCTGGCGCTGTGAAGCACAGCACAAGTGTGCGCTACATGTAAGCGCTACGATTCGATCTGCCAGTTGTGGCCTAGTTTACTGACCTACTTGTGACTCGCTGAATGGAGTGCCGCTATTGCAGTGTTCTGTAAGACGAGAAGGGGTCAATACGTGCAACatcgtacatgtaccttgtttgTCGGCTTTGATTAAGCAATGCTATCTGTAAC
Encoded proteins:
- the LOC135471327 gene encoding uncharacterized protein LOC135471327, which translates into the protein MAKEWARFGSGQFMQQATSPQQHMSGHPNGIQLPPPPLPHLPLSPYNPLLQYADRDRQHSPSFLLHGKPMPLACSPSPNPSPNHLLGDRLQSPCSPFLRHSANQFVTPSSPSSPKFGCGTNDGRRLSIPTPPVGLPYHMSPGGRSSVSPVGLPPSPLWRSNSNPGVYPEGEKGRSVVSSADVQDRLRYLAQQRSWQKEQGKQPEASLRTGFGTALPQPSPERSPSSLSALNGPFGGLGGLAVPSVSGSPSCDQTTTTKKSVGVLGHKDEKRSAIPGSRHDGIYGSHQLLPTANPTNQSLCALQRQATFHLSAHKGQPSNSHNTGRTSFINGYDSNSMESSRMKMSKPSSVSGSVMIPSRPPPAYPQNGVAFAKSSAPTLQTKKPSIQESQRKNPDMLSREREQEILADIQKRFSLPSDHWSSKIQDSNKLMSNKTGSQPVKKESSDKVKIKKRKKIETSLPTKPEQDKDENLVKAQTKLDPMLEKVSYIF